One Syntrophaceae bacterium DNA window includes the following coding sequences:
- a CDS encoding WbqC family protein, with product MMLAGMQPYFFPYLGYFALIKLSDLFIIADSFQYIERGWIDRNRILKPGDGWQYIRVPLVKHSHKIMIKDVEIRVDEPWRDRIYRQLEHYKRIAPYYKQVISFLHVALSLNTDNISILNTHLLDETCRYIDIPFNSKWFSELDLDIADAMKADEWALNTCKALGYSTYINPPGGESFYDKSKYDKSHIDLRFLKVNLKNYHQGRSIFEEALSIIDVMMFNTPSEIRAMLDDYQLL from the coding sequence ATGATGCTGGCAGGGATGCAACCCTATTTTTTCCCATATCTCGGATATTTTGCACTCATTAAGCTAAGTGATCTATTTATTATAGCGGACTCTTTTCAGTATATTGAAAGGGGGTGGATTGATAGAAATAGAATTTTGAAGCCAGGAGACGGTTGGCAATATATTAGGGTGCCATTGGTTAAGCATTCCCACAAAATAATGATTAAAGATGTAGAAATTCGGGTAGATGAACCCTGGAGAGATCGAATCTATCGCCAACTGGAACATTACAAAAGAATCGCACCATATTATAAGCAAGTAATCTCGTTTCTGCATGTTGCCTTGTCCCTCAATACAGACAATATTTCCATTCTAAATACTCACTTACTAGACGAAACATGCAGATATATTGATATTCCATTTAACAGTAAATGGTTTTCTGAACTCGATTTAGACATAGCTGATGCAATGAAAGCTGACGAATGGGCTCTTAATACCTGTAAAGCGCTTGGATACAGTACATATATTAATCCTCCTGGTGGCGAAAGCTTTTATGATAAATCAAAATATGATAAATCTCATATTGATTTACGTTTTCTAAAAGTCAATTTAAAAAACTATCACCAAGGGAGGAGCATCTTTGAAGAGGCCCTTTCAATAATAGATGTAATGATGTTCAATACGCCGTCTGAAATCAGGGCAATGCTTGATGACTATCAACTTCTGTAA
- a CDS encoding glycosyltransferase, protein MKIIYIIHQFYPMHYTGTEKFLLNLSSSIQRNGHSVKVITYSFYEDSFYSKSKGNILLHEFLYKGIPVIAYKYKQMPPDMDYALESNDLTEIADDILQAEKPDLLHVAHPVRTAEFMNAAIRACIPYVFTLTDFWMLCPKSILFTSQGSLCSGPLRGDACRADCPEYSYESIVHRLEKSSRLLSAAHCVIAPSRFLGGIFQKEFPDINLRYIPYGIDYTWIKRNSKRYGTDAARLNFTYAGQLAYHKGVHVLIEAFKRISSGNVTLNLYGSGPSDHEHYLKKISANDPRIVFKGVYSENQVGEIMKDVDVITIPSNWHENNTIVMREALACNVPVVVSSAGGMTEVIRDGENGFIFNMGDTDHLYQVLSKIIEEPFILNKIKSSPKALLTAEQEAFAYLQEYQSTAIHHGKLASAATGKSVYLPEGEETLTAPKAFGSTFNGRLFPDGSKRKLILNALLNYRLSMAKLKYHFDQSGIGGAMGAIRIALNGGSVSTSHVPFLVKTPSLNVSPLLDDECILDEKPGISVLIPTFNEAGNLLRLLSAIRNQKGFKNIEIVVVDSGSTDDTVKLAKEFDARIVEIKPDEFTYSYARNLGAESASHDVVLFTSADALPSSDLWLYSMCAAIDKDGVTAVSCLEIPRSDADLFIRVVLYLHEKHILKTNNEDKTYSMPDERDPASLRRHAQLTSVALLIGREDFLKYRFRHIYAEDLDLGVRLLADGRKIALLASNPVIHSHNRPPYFHLKRSYVDTLVIADILGEELESGVIHYNELVGDIVAGYQTISSLCMDDIFSGRECIPVSELEAIADQIKKESQTKPLERYLFIRNEYTDPQFDSFLERIFEQYNNDPDRYQSRGLILNGPRGVTYFLKTAMEYLKITNDQVDLFLMNDFIAMVYKSFAQCVGIYAALCSVNDESGNQSFLEWMKDELMDRRIIWEKKT, encoded by the coding sequence ATGAAAATTATTTACATCATTCACCAGTTTTATCCGATGCATTATACGGGGACGGAGAAATTTCTGCTGAATCTGTCATCATCAATCCAGCGCAATGGTCACAGCGTCAAAGTAATAACATACAGCTTTTATGAAGATTCTTTTTATTCAAAATCGAAAGGGAATATCCTGTTACATGAATTTCTTTATAAAGGGATTCCTGTTATTGCATACAAATACAAGCAAATGCCGCCGGATATGGATTATGCACTTGAAAGTAATGACTTGACCGAGATTGCCGATGATATTCTTCAAGCAGAGAAACCCGATCTGCTGCACGTCGCCCATCCTGTGCGGACCGCGGAATTCATGAATGCAGCTATTCGTGCCTGTATTCCCTACGTTTTTACGCTTACGGATTTCTGGATGCTTTGCCCCAAGTCCATTCTCTTCACGTCGCAAGGAAGTCTTTGCAGTGGGCCGTTGAGGGGGGATGCATGTCGCGCAGACTGTCCGGAATACTCTTATGAGTCAATTGTTCACCGCCTTGAGAAATCAAGCCGTCTTCTGTCCGCCGCCCATTGCGTGATCGCCCCGTCCCGTTTTCTCGGAGGAATCTTCCAGAAAGAATTTCCGGACATCAACCTGCGATATATCCCCTATGGTATTGATTATACGTGGATAAAAAGGAATTCAAAGCGCTATGGTACCGATGCCGCCCGACTGAATTTTACCTATGCAGGCCAATTGGCTTACCATAAAGGAGTTCATGTATTGATCGAGGCGTTCAAAAGAATATCGTCGGGAAACGTTACACTGAACCTTTACGGGTCCGGGCCTTCCGACCATGAACATTATTTGAAGAAAATATCCGCAAATGATCCACGAATCGTTTTTAAAGGTGTGTATTCGGAAAACCAGGTCGGTGAAATAATGAAGGATGTTGATGTTATCACCATCCCATCGAACTGGCATGAGAACAACACCATTGTCATGAGGGAGGCATTGGCGTGCAACGTTCCTGTTGTTGTATCCAGTGCAGGAGGAATGACGGAGGTAATCAGGGACGGTGAAAACGGCTTCATTTTCAACATGGGCGATACCGACCATTTGTACCAGGTATTGAGCAAAATTATTGAAGAGCCGTTTATATTGAACAAAATTAAAAGCAGCCCAAAGGCCTTGTTGACTGCCGAACAGGAAGCATTCGCCTATCTGCAGGAATACCAGTCAACCGCGATTCATCATGGTAAGTTAGCAAGTGCAGCCACTGGAAAATCTGTCTATTTGCCGGAAGGAGAGGAAACCCTGACCGCACCGAAGGCATTTGGCAGCACTTTTAATGGAAGACTGTTCCCGGATGGATCGAAGAGAAAGTTGATTTTAAACGCACTATTGAATTATCGACTCTCGATGGCGAAACTGAAATATCATTTCGATCAGAGTGGAATAGGAGGTGCGATGGGGGCGATTCGAATCGCCTTGAACGGCGGATCGGTCAGCACGAGCCACGTTCCTTTCCTTGTAAAAACCCCTTCTCTTAATGTTTCTCCACTGTTAGACGATGAATGCATTCTGGATGAAAAACCGGGGATCTCCGTTCTCATTCCGACCTTCAACGAGGCCGGGAATCTGCTAAGGCTTCTGTCTGCGATTAGAAATCAGAAAGGATTCAAGAATATCGAAATTGTTGTCGTGGATTCGGGGAGCACAGACGATACGGTCAAGCTGGCAAAGGAGTTTGATGCCAGGATTGTCGAAATAAAGCCTGATGAATTCACATATTCATACGCTCGAAACCTGGGTGCCGAATCCGCTTCTCATGATGTTGTTTTATTCACATCCGCAGATGCGCTACCCTCTTCGGATCTCTGGCTTTACAGCATGTGTGCCGCAATTGACAAGGATGGCGTGACTGCAGTCAGTTGTCTGGAGATTCCCCGAAGTGATGCAGATCTCTTCATTCGCGTTGTTCTATATTTGCACGAAAAGCACATTCTAAAAACGAACAACGAGGATAAAACCTATTCGATGCCGGATGAGCGCGATCCAGCCTCACTTCGTCGCCATGCCCAACTTACCAGTGTGGCCCTGCTCATAGGAAGGGAGGATTTCCTCAAATATAGATTCAGGCATATTTATGCGGAAGATCTGGATCTTGGGGTCCGCCTGCTGGCTGATGGCAGGAAGATCGCTCTGCTGGCTTCGAACCCGGTTATTCATTCTCACAACCGTCCACCTTATTTTCATTTGAAGAGATCATATGTCGATACGCTTGTAATTGCGGATATTCTCGGAGAAGAGCTTGAATCTGGCGTGATCCATTACAATGAACTCGTTGGAGATATCGTCGCAGGATATCAAACAATTTCTTCTCTCTGCATGGATGATATCTTTTCCGGCAGGGAATGCATTCCTGTTTCTGAATTGGAGGCAATTGCCGATCAAATTAAGAAGGAGAGCCAGACAAAGCCTCTTGAACGCTATTTATTCATCCGTAATGAATATACCGACCCACAATTCGATTCTTTCCTGGAGCGGATCTTTGAGCAATACAATAATGATCCCGACCGCTATCAATCGAGAGGCCTTATCCTGAATGGTCCAAGAGGTGTAACCTATTTCCTGAAAACAGCAATGGAGTATCTCAAGATTACAAATGATCAGGTAGACCTTTTCCTGATGAATGATTTTATTGCTATGGTATATAAATCTTTTGCCCAGTGCGTAGGAATATATGCGGCGTTATGTTCAGTGAATGATGAATCAGGAAACCAATCTTTTCTCGAGTGGATGAAAGATGAATTAATGGATAGAAGAATCATATGGGAGAAAAAGACTTAA
- a CDS encoding polyprenyl synthetase family protein, whose product MEEFHSQSESMRAALNNEMRTILKADGEMPDCLHGMIHYHMGWRAPDLGITNVNTGKRIRPMLLMLVCQASGGDWKQAVPAAAAVELLHNFTLIHDDIEDTNPTRRGRDTLWKIWGIAQAINTGDAIFALAHIALMRLAERGLPAERVLRAIRRFDETGVSLAKGQHADLCFERQEMISVDDYMEMITMKTAVLPSLCAELGAIIAGADDDTVDLYRQFGLNFGLAYQIIDDILGIWGDESFTGKPVSTDIVSGKKTLPILYGLEKSIELRELYRKNEKDDDFIRKVVILLNQTGARKFSTEKAAAYSRSAVSCLEAARPEGPARAALNQLADTLLNRNY is encoded by the coding sequence ATGGAAGAATTCCATTCACAAAGCGAAAGCATGAGAGCCGCCCTGAACAATGAAATGCGGACGATTCTAAAGGCAGATGGTGAAATGCCGGATTGTCTCCACGGCATGATCCATTATCATATGGGATGGCGCGCCCCTGACTTGGGCATTACAAACGTCAACACCGGCAAGCGAATTCGCCCTATGCTCCTCATGCTGGTGTGCCAGGCTTCGGGTGGCGACTGGAAGCAGGCCGTCCCTGCCGCGGCGGCGGTGGAACTGCTCCACAACTTTACCCTGATCCACGATGACATAGAAGACACCAACCCCACGCGCCGCGGGCGCGATACACTTTGGAAAATCTGGGGCATTGCACAGGCCATCAACACCGGGGATGCCATCTTCGCTCTCGCTCACATCGCCCTGATGCGGCTGGCTGAACGCGGTCTTCCGGCAGAGCGCGTTCTGCGCGCAATTCGCAGGTTCGATGAAACCGGCGTCAGCCTGGCAAAAGGCCAGCATGCCGACCTCTGTTTTGAACGTCAGGAGATGATAAGCGTAGATGACTACATGGAAATGATTACAATGAAGACGGCAGTCCTCCCGTCACTATGTGCCGAACTCGGGGCAATCATTGCCGGGGCGGACGATGATACGGTTGACCTCTACCGGCAGTTTGGTTTGAACTTCGGACTGGCCTATCAGATTATTGACGATATTCTTGGTATCTGGGGTGATGAATCCTTCACGGGAAAACCTGTATCAACGGACATTGTATCCGGCAAGAAAACCCTCCCCATTCTTTACGGGCTGGAGAAAAGCATCGAGCTTCGCGAACTATATAGAAAGAACGAAAAAGACGATGACTTTATTCGTAAGGTTGTGATTCTACTCAATCAGACCGGCGCTCGCAAGTTTTCCACTGAAAAAGCAGCCGCCTATTCCCGAAGCGCCGTTTCCTGCCTCGAGGCCGCTCGTCCTGAAGGCCCCGCCCGTGCCGCCCTTAATCAACTTGCGGATACATTACTCAACCGTAACTATTGA
- a CDS encoding glycosyltransferase → MIIFHFIHGFLPESVGGTEIYVHELSKAQIASGHRVIIIMPTLNRLPEFEIIDGIEIYRIHVEKYDPKKIAEPYNPLVEVFVRKLLEEMKPDIAHIHHWHNLTGNIAAICRQYNCPSVATLQDFYVKCPRFDNLRDQYGFCHDFDCGECLQKDSFECDSVLRKKIMEQELRIISKIIVPTSFVKEKLIELYNIGHVIVVPNGVGEIKCMNEKREVKDTFVVGYWGVVRYNKGVHLLIEAVKKLYSKGMRGFEVIIMGIAYDKRYEVMLKEMAAGLPVSFYGPYERKDLFSRNIDLAVFPSIFLETYSFALSEAFQLKVPVLVPQFGAFKERLSGGGVFFEIGNIDDLANKLETIITDRAYYNNLCTTLVGDLTTIKEYEQTVYSIYCDVINADDKDKDVELYYLDNLVSMYKDLKKKELVLVEIQSELSASKSDMLQIENDIMLKQEHIENLENDNRLKQQHIQHLESEIQLKQEHIRNLEKDNLLKQKHIGNIENDNRLKQEHIESVEEDNRLKGQHIQYLESDNQLKQKHIDSYEKTLSEIYNSKTWKLKKIIDKIL, encoded by the coding sequence ATGATTATATTTCATTTCATACATGGATTTTTGCCGGAATCAGTCGGAGGTACGGAGATCTATGTTCATGAATTATCCAAGGCTCAGATTGCTTCGGGACATCGAGTTATAATCATTATGCCCACATTAAATAGGCTTCCCGAATTTGAGATTATTGATGGAATAGAGATATATCGGATTCACGTCGAAAAATATGATCCGAAAAAAATAGCCGAGCCTTATAATCCGCTTGTAGAGGTGTTTGTCCGGAAGCTGCTTGAGGAGATGAAACCGGACATTGCCCATATCCATCACTGGCATAATCTGACCGGTAATATCGCCGCCATATGTCGCCAATATAATTGCCCTTCGGTGGCGACGCTGCAGGACTTCTATGTAAAGTGCCCGAGATTCGACAATCTGAGGGATCAATATGGCTTCTGCCATGATTTCGATTGCGGTGAATGCTTACAGAAAGATTCTTTCGAGTGCGATTCCGTATTAAGAAAAAAAATAATGGAGCAGGAATTAAGAATTATTTCGAAAATTATTGTACCGACATCGTTTGTTAAAGAAAAATTGATAGAACTTTATAATATAGGTCATGTAATTGTTGTACCAAATGGTGTTGGTGAAATTAAGTGCATGAATGAAAAGAGGGAGGTTAAAGACACATTCGTTGTCGGATACTGGGGGGTTGTCAGATATAACAAAGGTGTTCATCTGCTCATCGAGGCGGTGAAAAAGCTTTACAGCAAGGGAATGCGTGGCTTCGAGGTTATCATAATGGGGATTGCTTATGATAAACGTTATGAAGTGATGTTGAAAGAGATGGCCGCAGGATTGCCCGTTTCTTTTTACGGGCCATACGAACGAAAAGATCTTTTTTCCCGGAATATTGATCTGGCGGTTTTCCCATCCATATTTCTCGAGACATACTCTTTTGCCCTTTCTGAAGCTTTCCAGTTGAAGGTGCCCGTATTGGTTCCGCAGTTCGGTGCATTCAAGGAAAGGCTCTCGGGAGGTGGAGTATTCTTCGAAATCGGCAATATCGATGATTTAGCGAACAAACTTGAAACAATCATCACCGACAGAGCTTATTATAATAATTTGTGCACAACGCTTGTTGGCGATCTAACGACTATTAAAGAATATGAACAGACTGTGTATTCGATATATTGTGACGTGATCAATGCCGACGATAAAGATAAGGATGTAGAACTATATTACCTTGATAATCTTGTTAGCATGTACAAGGACCTGAAGAAAAAAGAACTTGTATTGGTGGAAATCCAGTCTGAATTATCGGCAAGCAAGTCGGATATGTTGCAGATCGAAAACGATATTATGCTTAAGCAAGAGCATATCGAAAACTTGGAAAATGATAACAGGCTGAAACAGCAGCATATACAACATCTGGAAAGTGAAATTCAGTTGAAGCAGGAGCATATTCGAAACCTTGAGAAAGACAATTTATTAAAACAGAAACACATTGGAAACATCGAGAACGATAATCGATTAAAACAGGAGCACATCGAAAGCGTTGAAGAAGATAACAGGCTAAAAGGTCAACACATACAATACTTAGAAAGTGATAATCAGTTGAAACAGAAGCATATTGACAGCTATGAGAAGACCTTAAGTGAAATTTATAATTCAAAGACGTGGAAACTGAAGAAAATAATCGACAAAATTCTATGA
- a CDS encoding glycosyltransferase family 2 protein, producing the protein MTKKIAVIISPNYLDHAVKYLPDCIESLRRQDWRGEKKIFITDNQTTDKSYEFLKETAPEVEVVRNEENDGFAKGNNDAMRLALQESFDYIILFNMDSVIAPDCITQLVETAERSSLIGAVQARIMFWPEKDKVNSLGNVSHFLGFGYCDGYGEGLRDVSLQAMKKICYPSGAAVLYKKEVLEKVGLFDEEFWMYNEDQDLGWRIWLAGWQCVLAERAIVYHKYEYSRNTGKYYWLDRNRILAMLKNYHMVTLLFISFAFFVMEFGLLLFAFQNGWLKGKMNVYKYFLKKRTWQYIAAEREKTQALRKVHDRDIITMFSGRIWYPEIGGLQLRLANQFFSLYWFAVKRIVALKPASID; encoded by the coding sequence ATGACAAAAAAAATCGCCGTTATCATCAGCCCCAATTATCTCGATCATGCCGTAAAATATCTGCCCGATTGCATCGAAAGCCTCCGGAGGCAAGACTGGAGAGGAGAAAAAAAGATCTTTATCACAGACAACCAGACCACCGATAAAAGCTATGAATTTCTGAAAGAAACAGCTCCGGAGGTCGAGGTTGTCCGAAACGAAGAAAATGACGGATTTGCGAAGGGGAACAACGATGCAATGCGGTTGGCTCTACAAGAGTCCTTCGATTACATTATTTTGTTCAACATGGATTCCGTCATTGCGCCCGATTGCATCACTCAACTGGTGGAAACAGCGGAAAGAAGCTCCCTGATAGGCGCAGTGCAAGCCAGAATCATGTTTTGGCCTGAAAAAGACAAGGTAAACAGCTTGGGCAATGTGTCTCATTTCTTAGGATTCGGCTATTGCGACGGATATGGAGAAGGTCTGCGCGACGTGTCTTTACAAGCCATGAAGAAAATCTGTTATCCATCGGGTGCAGCGGTCTTGTATAAAAAAGAGGTGTTGGAAAAGGTCGGTCTCTTTGACGAAGAGTTCTGGATGTACAACGAAGATCAGGATCTGGGCTGGAGGATATGGCTCGCAGGGTGGCAATGCGTTCTTGCGGAACGTGCGATTGTGTATCACAAGTATGAATATTCACGGAACACCGGCAAATATTATTGGCTGGACAGGAACCGCATCCTGGCAATGCTCAAGAATTACCACATGGTCACTCTCCTGTTTATTTCATTTGCCTTTTTTGTCATGGAGTTTGGTCTCCTGCTCTTTGCTTTCCAGAACGGCTGGCTCAAGGGAAAAATGAACGTTTATAAATATTTCCTGAAAAAAAGAACCTGGCAATACATCGCAGCCGAAAGGGAAAAAACACAAGCGTTACGAAAAGTTCACGATCGGGATATCATTACGATGTTCAGCGGACGTATATGGTATCCGGAGATTGGAGGCTTGCAACTCCGGCTGGCTAACCAATTTTTTTCTCTTTACTGGTTCGCAGTCAAAAGAATCGTGGCGCTGAAACCGGCATCTATTGACTGA
- a CDS encoding glycosyltransferase family 2 protein, which yields MNARACIIVPAFNEEKQIAAVIESIRLHSRAGIIVIDDGSRDRTVEVVKETGTLVIRHPFNIGYGVAVQTGYKYAFEKGYDFLLQMDADGQHLPQYIPDLFAMVESKKCDIAIGSRFLGSSYFPVGLLKLMGIRLFRIIIKVTTGQTITDPTSGYRCMNRKVLEKFTEDSFPVDYPDANIMIFLHRMGFRIAELPVTMAPNPEGRYMHQGLLKISYYVFKMFLSILVILLRKKENQ from the coding sequence ATGAATGCCAGAGCATGCATCATCGTTCCGGCTTTCAATGAAGAAAAGCAGATTGCCGCGGTCATTGAAAGCATAAGACTACACAGCCGTGCCGGTATCATCGTCATCGACGACGGTTCCAGGGACCGGACGGTGGAAGTGGTTAAAGAAACAGGGACACTCGTGATACGGCACCCTTTCAATATAGGGTATGGCGTCGCGGTTCAGACCGGATATAAATATGCTTTTGAAAAAGGCTATGATTTTCTCCTTCAAATGGATGCCGATGGCCAGCACCTTCCACAATATATACCCGATCTTTTTGCCATGGTTGAGAGTAAAAAGTGCGACATAGCCATCGGCAGCCGTTTTCTGGGAAGTAGCTACTTCCCGGTGGGCTTGCTGAAACTGATGGGAATCAGGCTGTTCAGGATCATCATTAAAGTTACAACCGGCCAAACCATAACGGACCCGACTTCCGGATATCGCTGCATGAACCGCAAAGTTCTTGAGAAATTTACCGAAGACAGTTTTCCTGTAGACTACCCCGATGCGAACATCATGATCTTTCTCCACCGGATGGGCTTCAGAATCGCGGAACTGCCCGTGACAATGGCTCCGAACCCGGAGGGAAGATACATGCATCAGGGATTGTTGAAGATATCTTACTATGTTTTCAAAATGTTTTTATCCATTCTCGTGATTCTTTTGAGAAAAAAAGAAAACCAATAG
- a CDS encoding DUF2304 domain-containing protein, which produces MTTHQEIFAVIMSVTIFVVIITLVRNRKLKEEFSWLWLLIGVAVIIPVFWYDFLVKLTSWIGAVEATTTLFIFSILFLFFIALHSAIKVSQMSIQLKNLAQQISLLEAEKDRISKHIEEHT; this is translated from the coding sequence ATGACAACCCATCAAGAGATCTTCGCTGTTATCATGAGTGTGACGATCTTTGTGGTCATCATAACCCTGGTGAGGAACCGCAAACTAAAAGAAGAATTCTCATGGTTGTGGCTGCTGATTGGAGTCGCCGTTATCATTCCCGTCTTCTGGTACGATTTTCTCGTTAAATTGACGTCTTGGATAGGAGCTGTAGAGGCAACAACGACGCTGTTTATCTTCAGCATCCTGTTTCTTTTTTTTATTGCGCTCCATTCCGCAATAAAGGTGTCTCAGATGAGCATTCAATTGAAGAATCTTGCCCAGCAAATAAGCCTGCTCGAAGCCGAGAAAGATCGTATATCAAAGCACATTGAAGAGCACACATGA